TCGGTCGGCCAGCGCCGCCGGCTCGCGCTGGCGCTGCTGGTGGCCGATCCACCCGAGGTGCTCCTGCTCGACGAGCCCACCAACCACCTCTCACCCCGCCTCTCCGACGAGCTGGAAGAGGCCCTGGGCACCGACGGGCCCGGCGCGATTCTGATCGCCAGCCACGACCGCTGGTTGCGCGCCCGCTGGCAGGGCCGCCACATCCGCCTGCCATGAAACCCTTCGTGCGTCACCGCCTTGACAGGTGACGCATAGGCTTGCCAATATCGTCACCAGTTGAACCGGTGACGCACGATGCGTTCCCGGCGTGTTTCCACCTGCAGAAGGGAAAAAGCCATGGCTGTCAGCTACACCGGGGTCGTCACCGTCACGGGGGAGGGCCGCAATGGAGGCCGGGTCCAGGCCGACGACGGCCTCCTCGACACCACGCTCGCCATCCCGAAGGAGCTCGGGGGAGCGGGCGGGGCGACCAACCCCGAGCAGTTGTTCGCCGCGGGCTGGGGCTCCTGTTTCCTGGGCGCGGTCAGAAGGGCGGCGGCGCAGCGCAAGATCACGCTGAAGAGCACGGCCATCACAGCGGAGGTGACCCTGCACCACGGCGACGATGGCGAATTCAGCCTCAGCGCCGTGCTCAACCTGGAGCTCGGAGGCGTGGACCAGCAGACGGCCGACGAGCTCGGCGCCGCGGCCCACCAGATCTGCCCGTATTCCAAGGCGACCCGTGGCAACATCCCGGTCACCATCAACGCGAAAGCCGCCTGAGGTGCGGCCGGCGAAGGACGCCGCCGAGACCGCGAGGCATGCCCGCTTCGGCCGGCTGCCCGAGCGGGTCCGGCTCGAGGACACGGTCGAAGAGCGCGCAGCCACCGCGCCGGACCCCGCGCAGAGGGCCTACGACGCGGACGAATGGCTCGTGAGGTACTGCTTGTGAAACCGGAGGGGCATCGTGGTGCGCATACCCAAATCCCTGAGAGCGCTGGCGGTGGCCGCGATCGTGGTGGCCGTCGCGCTGGGGTGCCTGGCTCAAGTGTTCTGATCGGACGCCATCAGGCCGGTCACCGCAGCCCGGCGATTCGCTGAGCCATTGATCTCCGTAGGAGCGACACTCGACGCAGGACCACGGTGTGCCGGCCGCAAGAGCCGAACCGTGCTGAAGCGCACCATGTCGCCCTCGGCGACCCCGTCCTGCAGGAATGGAATGTTCGCCACACGGGCGGTGTCCCGACCCAAGCGCGCGGCCCAGAGCCCTTCGGTGTCGTAGGGAAGCCAGCCTTCTCGAGGCGTGAACTGGAACCACACCTTGATCAGGCCTGGCTCTGTGGGGAGGCGTTCCGAGGGGGTTGCAGAGACCATGCTTACATGATCGCGCAGTCTGCTAAGTGTCCCTGTGTTAGCAAGATCCCGGGATTGTCCTGACAAACACAAAGGCCCGCTCCCAGATTTCCCTGGTAGCGGGCCTTTCGAGTGAGCGCGGCCGAGAGGACTCGAACCCCTAACCTTCTGATCCGTAGTCAGATGCTCTATCCATTGAGCTACGGCCGCTCGCTGCGTAAGCAAGCATAGCGGACCCCGAGCCATGCCTCGAACCAGATTTTCGCGAATCCCCGGAAGCCCGCCCCCTGTGTACAACCTTTTGTGTATCCACAGGCAGGTCCCAGGGGTGAACTACTTCCCCATTCGCGATGATGAGATGGGGGGATGAGGCGAGACATCCTGGGAGCCGTAGGCGCGTTCGCCGTGGGTGTCGTCCTGCTCGTCGGCGGGGCCTACTACCACCGCAGCGGCGTCCCCGCCTGGTTCCCAGGGGTCCCGTTGGCGATCACCTGCGCCGGCGTCGCCGTACGGCGGAGCGCGCCCCTGATGTCGCTGGCACTCGGGGTGGTGGCGCTGAGCCTCGACGTCGCCTACAGCGGCCCTTCGCTGCCGACCGCGCTGGTGTTCACCGACAACCTCTACGCGGCCGCCCTGTACGGCCCCGCCCGATTGTCGCGCTGGCTGCTGGGGATCACCACGGCGGCTGCGGTGATCATCGGTGCGGTCATCGGCGTCATCGAC
This window of the Nonomuraea africana genome carries:
- a CDS encoding DUF4265 domain-containing protein, with amino-acid sequence MVSATPSERLPTEPGLIKVWFQFTPREGWLPYDTEGLWAARLGRDTARVANIPFLQDGVAEGDMVRFSTVRLLRPAHRGPASSVAPTEINGSANRRAAVTGLMASDQNT
- a CDS encoding organic hydroperoxide resistance protein, with product MAVSYTGVVTVTGEGRNGGRVQADDGLLDTTLAIPKELGGAGGATNPEQLFAAGWGSCFLGAVRRAAAQRKITLKSTAITAEVTLHHGDDGEFSLSAVLNLELGGVDQQTADELGAAAHQICPYSKATRGNIPVTINAKAA